From a region of the Salvelinus alpinus chromosome 2, SLU_Salpinus.1, whole genome shotgun sequence genome:
- the LOC139542063 gene encoding zinc finger protein 431-like, which translates to MNSLNDSHPAKEEAHGLNIVVIEEEEEKDAFRVKEEEKKAITLKEEDDNVNVEEGFGVHEAMYVTMTEVEKEEDAVFRVKEEITVTVKEEEDFRVKEEEKDMTVTVKEEEEGFRVKEEEKDMTVTVKEEEEGFRVKEEEKDMTVTVKEEEKDMTVTVKEEEEGFRVKEDVLVKEEEDIFGVKEEEEALRVKYEGEDDDDEEEGETEDLITTKERPDSHSDGRKSPLGEPDPETPKPARPHHCSQCGKSFTRLWDRKIHERIHSGVKPYHCSDCGKRFTQLGHLKEHKRTHTGEKPYQCSQCGKSFNQLGALKTHERIHTGEKPYQCSQCEKRFTQLGTLKEHELKHTKTQEKTYHCSHCGKTFSQSEDLKSHERIARLCSDLCLANVTSLTSSTMSSPSYSPPAKEEESCWTEKEAPVKEEEEEEAVTVKQEEEAFIVKEEVDVTVEEEKQDGAALGVKEEELTVTVKEEDIFRVKEEELTVTVKEEDIFRVKEEELTVTVKEEDIFRVKEEDAVFGVKEEGEITVTWEEEEEEEEEEEIGDIINTTGARPDTHSDSRKSPLGEPDPETSKPARRHHCSQCGKSFTKLRNLKEHERTHTGEKPFQCSQCGKSFTVLTNLKRHERIHTGEKPYQCSQCEKSFTVLVNLKRHERTHTGEKPYQCSQCGKSFTQLRSLKRHERVHSGEKPYHCSHCQRSFRSSANMKEHERTHTGEKPFQCSHCGKSFTHLVSLKRHERMHTGEMPYQCSHCGKSFSQSAKLKRHKRMHTGEKPFKCSHCGKSFTQSGGLKKHEIKKKLCSLCS; encoded by the exons ATGAACTCACTAAATGACTCCCACCCTGCTAAAGAAGAAGCGCATGGCCTGAACATTGTcgtgatagaggaagaggaggaaaaagATGCGTTCagggtgaaagaagaggagaagaaggctATCACATTGAAAGAAGAAGATGATAATGTCAATGTAGAAGAAGGTTTTGGAGTACATGAGGCGATGTATGTTACAATGACAGAAGTGGAGAAAGAAGAGGACGCCGTTTTTAGAGTGAAGGAGGAGATTACTGTCACAGTGAAAGAGGAAGAAGATTTcagggtgaaagaggaggagaaggacatGACTGTcacagtgaaagaggaggaagaaggtttcagggtgaaagaggaggagaaggacatGACTGTcacagtgaaagaggaggaagaaggtttcagggtgaaagaggaggagaaggacatGACTGTcacagtgaaagaggaggaaaaggacATGACTGTcacagtgaaagaggaggaagaaggttTCAGGGTGAAAGAGGATGTTTTAGTGAAGGAAGAAGAGGACATTTTTGgtgtgaaagaggaggaagaagctTTGAGAGTGAAATATGAgggggaagatgatgatgatgaggaggagggggagactgAAGATCTGATTACCACCA AAGAGAGACCAGACTCTCACTCTGATGGCAGGAAGAGTCCTTTGGGGGAACCAGATCCAGAGACGCCCAAACCAGCAAGACcacaccactgctcccagtgtggaaagagttttacccggTTATGGGACCGGAAAATACATGAGAGAATACACTCTGGAgtgaagccttaccactgctcagaCTGTGGAAAGAGATTTACCCAGCTAGGGCACCTGAAAGAACATAAGAGAACACACACTGGTGAGAAGCCCTACCAATGCTCCCAGTGCGGAAAGAGTTTTAACCAGTTAGGGGCCCTAAaaacgcatgagagaatacacacaggagaaaagccctaCCAATGCTCCCAATGTGAAAAGAGATTTACCCAGTTAGGTACCCTGAAAGAGCATGAAttaaaacacacaaagacacaggagAAGACCTACCACTGTTCTCATTGTGGAAagacattttcccagtcagaggacctgAAATCACATGAGAGAATAGCGAGGCTGTGTTCCGACTTATGT ttagctaacgttacctcgCTAACATCCTCGACCATGAGCTCACCAAGCTACTCCCCACCTGCTAAAGAAGAGGAGagctgctggacggagaaagaagcccccgtgaaagaggaggaggaagaggaggctgttacagtTAAACAAGAGGAAGAAGCTTTCATAGTAAAAGAGGAGGTGGATGTTACTGTGGAGGAAGAGAAACAAGACGGTGCCGCTttgggagtgaaagaggaggaattGACTgtcacagtgaaagaagaagatattttcagagtgaaagaggaggaattGACTgtcacagtgaaagaagaagatattttcagagtgaaagaggaggaattGACTgtcacagtgaaagaagaagatattttcagagtgaaagaggaggatgccgtctttggagtgaaggaggagggggagattactgtcacatgggaggaggaggaggaggaggaagaagaagaggagatcGGAGATATAATTAACACCA CAGGAGCAAGACCAGACACTCACTCTGACAGCAGGAAGAGTCCTTTAggggaaccagacccagagacgTCCAAACCAGCGAGACgacaccactgctcccagtgtggaaagagttttactaagtTACGGAATCTAAAagagcatgagaggacacacacaggagaaaagccgttccaatgttcccagtgtggaaagagttttaccgtGTTAACTAACCTGAaaaggcatgagagaatacacactggagaaaagccttaccaatGTTCCCAATGTGAAAAGAGTTTTACTGTGTTAGTTAACCTGAAAAgacatgagagaacacacacaggagaaaagccttaccaatGTTCTCAGTGTGGCAAGAGTTTTACCCAGTTAAGGTCCCTGAAAAGGCATGAGAGAGTACactctggagagaagccttatcacTGTTCCCATTGTCAAAGGAGTTTTAGGTCGTCTGCAAACATGAAggagcatgagaggacacacacaggagaaaagcctttccaatgctcacattgtggaaagagttttacccatCTAGTGAGCCTGAAAAGACATGAGAGAATGCACACAGGAGAAATGCCCTACCAATGCTCccattgtggaaagagtttttCCCAATCAGCAAAACTGAAAAGACATAAGAGAatgcacactggagagaagcctttcaAATGCTCccattgtggaaagagttttacccaaTCAGGGGGCCTGAAAAAACACGAGATAAAGAAGAAGCTATGTTCTTTATGTTCTTGA